In Thermus islandicus DSM 21543, a single genomic region encodes these proteins:
- the hemA gene encoding glutamyl-tRNA reductase has protein sequence MALPLYLVGLSHKTAPVGVRERAALDPAAGVPAALAALGKAVVLSTCNRTEVYGVGSPHRAQALLLERGVAPRHLYVKEGPEALRHLFRVAAGLDSLVVGEAQILGQVREALFLARKHGATESLLEKAFQSAVALGKRARSETGIGAGAVSVAYAALDLALAVFGDLSGLVVAVLGAGEMAELFLQHLRGEGVGRVLVVNRTEERARALAARFGGEAYGLSALPWVLRQADVVVASAAAPHYLVGPEDLPRRVKPLFLMDLALPRNIDPRVARLPYAYLYNLDDLERVVEKNLRAREGEIPKVEALIEKALADYLEWYAGHRVREAIRALRMSLLREVARELPQADPGLWHKEAGRRAHPWILDLKARARDFLEGPPCPQDCPLLAFRPPGL, from the coding sequence CGCCCCGGTGGGGGTGCGGGAAAGGGCCGCCCTGGACCCCGCAGCGGGCGTCCCCGCCGCCCTGGCGGCCCTGGGCAAGGCGGTGGTCCTCTCCACCTGCAACCGCACGGAGGTTTACGGGGTGGGAAGCCCCCATCGGGCCCAGGCCCTCCTCCTGGAGAGGGGGGTGGCGCCCCGGCACCTCTACGTGAAAGAGGGCCCAGAGGCCCTGCGCCACCTCTTCCGGGTGGCCGCGGGCCTGGACTCCTTGGTGGTGGGGGAGGCCCAGATCCTGGGCCAGGTGCGGGAGGCCCTCTTCCTGGCCCGCAAGCACGGGGCCACGGAGAGCCTTCTAGAAAAGGCCTTCCAGTCGGCCGTGGCCCTGGGCAAAAGGGCCCGGAGCGAAACGGGCATCGGCGCGGGGGCGGTGAGCGTGGCCTACGCCGCCTTGGACCTGGCCCTGGCGGTGTTTGGCGACCTTTCGGGCCTGGTGGTGGCGGTGCTGGGGGCGGGGGAGATGGCGGAGCTCTTCCTCCAGCATCTTCGGGGCGAGGGGGTGGGGCGGGTCCTGGTGGTGAACCGCACCGAGGAGAGGGCCAGGGCCTTGGCGGCCCGCTTCGGGGGGGAGGCCTACGGCCTTTCCGCCCTGCCCTGGGTGCTCAGGCAGGCCGACGTGGTGGTGGCCTCGGCCGCCGCCCCCCACTACCTGGTGGGCCCCGAGGACCTGCCCCGCCGGGTCAAGCCCCTCTTCCTCATGGACCTCGCCCTCCCCCGGAACATTGACCCCCGGGTGGCCCGCCTCCCCTACGCCTACCTCTACAACCTGGACGACCTGGAGCGGGTGGTGGAGAAGAACCTGAGGGCCCGGGAGGGGGAGATCCCCAAGGTGGAGGCCCTCATAGAAAAGGCCCTGGCCGACTACCTGGAGTGGTATGCGGGCCACCGGGTGCGGGAGGCCATCCGGGCCCTCAGGATGAGCCTTCTCCGGGAGGTGGCCCGGGAGCTGCCCCAGGCGGATCCCGGTCTTTGGCACAAGGAGGCGGGCCGGAGGGCCCACCCCTGGATCCTGGACCTGAAGGCCCGGGCCCGGGACTTCCTCGAGGGACCCCCCTGCCCCCAGGACTGCCCCCTCCTCGCTTTCCGTCCCCCCGGGCTATGA